Proteins from a single region of Pseudomonas sp. BSw22131:
- a CDS encoding class 1 fructose-bisphosphatase, with product MSRVTLSRYLIEQTRSNNTPADLRFLIEVVARACKEISHAVSKGALGGVLGSMGTENVQGEVQKKLDVISNEILLEANEWGGHLAGMASEEMDNAYQIPGKYPKGAYLLVFDPLDGSSNIDINAPVGTIFSVLRCPNQYLSQNEALNEKAFLQPGTEQVAAGYAIYGPQTMLVLTLGDGVKGFTLDREMGSFVLTHEDIKIPESTQEFAVNISNQRHWEAPVKRYVDELLAGEDGPLKKNYNMRWVAAMVGDVHRILTRGGLFMYPRDSREPSKPGKLRLMYEANPMSFLVEQAGGASTDGHQRILDIQPEGLHQRVAVFLGSKEEVERATSYHKG from the coding sequence ATGTCCCGCGTTACCCTGAGTCGCTATTTGATTGAGCAGACCCGCAGCAACAACACGCCTGCCGATCTGCGCTTCCTTATCGAAGTGGTCGCGCGCGCATGCAAGGAAATCAGCCACGCCGTCTCCAAAGGCGCACTGGGCGGCGTTCTCGGCAGCATGGGCACCGAGAACGTGCAAGGCGAAGTGCAGAAGAAGCTCGACGTGATTTCCAATGAAATCCTGCTCGAAGCCAACGAATGGGGCGGTCACCTGGCCGGCATGGCGTCCGAAGAAATGGACAACGCCTACCAGATCCCGGGCAAATACCCGAAAGGCGCCTATCTCCTGGTGTTCGACCCATTGGATGGCTCCTCGAACATCGACATCAACGCACCGGTTGGCACCATCTTCTCCGTGCTGCGTTGCCCGAACCAATACCTGAGCCAGAACGAAGCCCTGAATGAAAAGGCCTTCCTGCAGCCAGGCACCGAGCAAGTGGCTGCCGGTTATGCCATCTACGGTCCGCAGACCATGCTGGTACTGACCTTGGGCGATGGCGTGAAAGGCTTCACCCTGGACCGCGAAATGGGCAGCTTCGTCCTGACCCACGAAGACATCAAGATCCCGGAGTCCACTCAGGAGTTCGCGGTCAACATTTCCAACCAGCGTCACTGGGAAGCGCCGGTAAAACGCTACGTCGACGAGCTGCTGGCTGGCGAAGACGGTCCGCTGAAAAAGAACTACAACATGCGTTGGGTCGCAGCGATGGTGGGCGATGTGCACCGCATCCTGACGCGTGGCGGTCTGTTCATGTATCCGCGTGACAGCCGCGAGCCTTCCAAACCGGGCAAGCTGCGTTTGATGTACGAAGCCAACCCGATGTCGTTCCTGGTTGAGCAAGCGGGTGGCGCGTCCACCGACGGTCATCAGCGCATTCTCGACATTCAGCCAGAAGGCCTGCACCAGCGTGTTGCGGTGTTCCTGGGTTCGAAAGAAGAAGTCGAGCGCGCCACCTCGTACCACAAAGGCTGA
- a CDS encoding DUF3999 domain-containing protein → MRKALLSCQFIAKAAVFVSLLCAALLACAEDLPDDFASQTPLTLSGNGPWYRLELPLSVQLNAHQGNLNDVRVFNADGQAQPYALTFTAPQRVENEQPVSVKWFPLYNRDDARDVEPAIRVERTPNGTLVEVQPQGEIEAGEEILRGWLLDTSAINAPLDQLIIDWSTEREGFQRFTIEASDDLQHWQRWGEGQVARLSFADEVVEQREVSLPGRTARYLRLLWNTPQSAPTLTSAQILVTRPGILPLSWSAAVKGRVEAPGVYVWQLPVALPIERMKINIEQANSLAPAMLYGRRDNKSSWRLISDGLLYRLTQNGQDVAQDEMELPGDVLQQLKLEVDERGGGLGPQSPELSVAVRATQLVFLGRGAPPYSLALGNDSVPGANLPLPTLIPGMTEQTLATLGTATLASTPVTASPAPVAIAEGIDWKRAGLWAVLVLGVIFLGWMALSTLSASKKSR, encoded by the coding sequence ATGAGGAAGGCGTTGTTGAGCTGTCAGTTCATTGCCAAGGCCGCTGTGTTCGTCTCCCTGTTGTGCGCCGCACTGCTGGCCTGCGCCGAAGACCTGCCGGATGATTTCGCCAGCCAGACACCGCTGACGCTCAGCGGCAACGGACCGTGGTATCGGCTGGAGCTGCCGCTGTCGGTGCAGTTGAACGCCCATCAGGGCAACCTAAATGATGTACGAGTCTTCAACGCGGACGGTCAGGCGCAACCTTATGCGCTGACGTTCACAGCACCGCAGCGGGTCGAGAACGAGCAGCCGGTGTCGGTCAAATGGTTCCCGCTGTACAACCGCGACGACGCCAGGGACGTCGAGCCGGCCATCCGTGTCGAACGCACGCCCAACGGAACGCTGGTCGAGGTGCAGCCACAGGGTGAGATAGAGGCCGGCGAAGAAATCCTGCGCGGCTGGCTGCTCGACACCAGCGCGATCAATGCCCCGCTGGATCAGTTAATCATCGACTGGTCCACCGAACGCGAAGGGTTTCAGCGCTTCACCATCGAAGCCAGCGACGACTTGCAGCATTGGCAGCGCTGGGGCGAAGGTCAGGTTGCACGCCTTTCCTTTGCCGACGAAGTGGTGGAGCAGCGCGAGGTGTCGCTGCCCGGCCGGACAGCACGTTACCTGCGTCTGCTGTGGAACACCCCGCAATCCGCCCCCACATTGACCTCCGCGCAGATCCTTGTGACGCGTCCCGGAATACTGCCGCTCAGTTGGTCTGCGGCGGTCAAAGGTCGCGTCGAGGCTCCGGGCGTTTATGTCTGGCAGTTGCCGGTGGCATTGCCCATCGAGCGCATGAAAATCAACATTGAGCAGGCCAACAGCCTGGCGCCCGCAATGCTGTACGGGCGGCGCGACAATAAGTCGTCATGGCGGCTGATCAGCGATGGCTTGCTGTACCGACTGACGCAGAATGGCCAGGACGTGGCTCAGGACGAGATGGAGTTGCCCGGCGATGTGCTTCAACAATTGAAGCTGGAGGTCGACGAGCGCGGCGGTGGGCTAGGGCCTCAATCACCGGAATTGAGCGTGGCCGTGCGCGCCACGCAGTTGGTGTTTCTGGGCCGTGGCGCTCCGCCCTATAGCTTGGCGTTGGGCAATGACTCGGTGCCAGGCGCCAACCTGCCGCTCCCGACACTTATCCCGGGCATGACCGAGCAGACACTCGCGACCCTCGGCACTGCCACCCTTGCGTCCACGCCCGTCACTGCCAGTCCCGCACCCGTCGCCATTGCCGAGGGCATCGATTGGAAACGCGCAGGGCTCTGGGCCGTGCTGGTGCTCGGCGTTATATTCCTGGGCTGGATGGCACTGAGTACGCTGAGCGCATCGAAAAAAAGTCGTTGA
- a CDS encoding DUF2339 domain-containing protein, whose amino-acid sequence MQWILMLAGLLIGVFLDETLTGAALGALLGLATGLTVRMSALSKRTAAHQEQLAQMQAALKSLQQRLDASDVAPDPPLDTAQTASASVPLPTPLNIQSVSTDGPELIWDLPDVEQPSLANEGDSEWRRPQPAGQSGPSATQPPHTPNVFDTALLRAKDWLLGGNTVLRVGVVLLFLGLAFLLRYATEGMIVPVEARYASVAASALALLGLGWWLRQRNPAFALMMQGTGIAVLYLTVFASMKLHALMGPGMAFSLLVAVTVFSATLAVTQNSLALACVAALGGFAAPLLTSTGEGSHVALFSYFALLNAGIFAIAWFKAWRPLNLIGFLGTFGIGFAWGLKAYTAELFWSTEPFLVLFFLMYLAIGLLFAMRTLQAHETGPEDDSREALLRWSARQGSYVDGSLLFGTPIAGFGLQYALVEHLAFGAAFSALALGVLYLLIARVLTGRAPGRALLLVETCLALGVVFATLAIPLGLDAQWTTVAWAIEGAAVFWLGMRQDRVLARGFGLLLQAGAGVSFFGVINTWFDPTFDHGDFWTPLLISVAGLVSAWMVYSIGALRWVSARILQPALLLWGALWWAVALAMSTHFVPGAAGIPFLLTLGAITVGLWTLITLRLRWPGLAQLCTLLTPLSGALLLAEIFDPRYNPAADWGWLGWLAVFAAHAWSLRQLASLIPGRQLNIAHVLGCWLIIAVLSLELRYALLQLSEHYNAWRWLGWALLPSLYLLAMTSPRTGRWPVRDYPKAYRVWAAAPLAALMLTWFWVANAVSDGAADPLPYVPLINPLELGLLLTLTGVCLWARSHLPQLGVPLDAARKRVLIAAGVSLFALVTATVMRTVHHWTGVAWETEALLSSMRVQAGLSIVWTLMALALMIGGHLRARRHIWLAGAALIGIVVAKLFLIELSDQGGLERIVSFIGVGILLLVVGYFAPLPPKTLTSPSSPEAPAEGSARS is encoded by the coding sequence GTGCAATGGATTCTGATGCTGGCGGGTTTGCTCATAGGTGTGTTTCTTGATGAAACGCTGACGGGCGCAGCTTTGGGCGCCCTGCTCGGTTTGGCCACAGGCCTGACTGTACGAATGTCGGCGCTGAGCAAACGCACTGCCGCGCACCAGGAACAACTGGCGCAGATGCAAGCGGCGCTGAAATCGCTGCAGCAGAGGCTCGACGCGTCAGACGTCGCCCCCGATCCGCCCCTGGATACTGCCCAAACCGCCTCCGCTTCAGTTCCCCTGCCCACGCCTCTCAACATTCAAAGCGTCAGCACAGATGGCCCGGAGCTAATCTGGGACTTGCCCGACGTCGAACAACCGTCGCTTGCCAACGAGGGCGATTCCGAATGGCGCAGGCCGCAGCCGGCCGGACAGTCAGGCCCCTCGGCCACTCAACCCCCGCACACACCCAACGTATTCGACACAGCTTTGCTGCGGGCGAAAGACTGGCTTTTGGGCGGCAACACAGTGCTTCGCGTTGGCGTGGTGCTGCTGTTTCTGGGCTTGGCGTTTTTACTGCGCTACGCCACGGAAGGCATGATCGTTCCGGTCGAAGCCCGTTATGCAAGCGTGGCGGCGAGCGCTTTGGCATTGCTGGGGCTGGGATGGTGGCTGCGTCAGCGCAATCCGGCATTTGCTCTGATGATGCAAGGCACCGGCATTGCCGTGTTGTACCTGACAGTGTTCGCGTCAATGAAGCTGCACGCACTGATGGGCCCGGGCATGGCGTTCAGTCTGCTGGTCGCTGTCACGGTGTTCTCTGCCACGCTGGCCGTGACGCAGAACTCGCTGGCGCTGGCGTGCGTGGCCGCGCTCGGCGGTTTCGCGGCGCCGTTGCTGACATCGACCGGCGAAGGCAGCCACGTTGCGCTGTTCAGCTACTTCGCACTGCTGAACGCTGGCATCTTCGCCATTGCGTGGTTCAAGGCCTGGCGCCCTCTGAACCTCATCGGCTTCTTGGGCACCTTCGGCATTGGTTTCGCGTGGGGCCTCAAGGCCTACACCGCAGAGTTGTTCTGGAGCACCGAACCGTTTCTGGTGCTGTTCTTCCTGATGTACCTGGCCATCGGACTGCTGTTTGCAATGCGCACTCTTCAGGCACACGAAACGGGGCCTGAGGATGACAGCCGCGAGGCGTTGCTTCGCTGGTCCGCCAGGCAGGGTTCATACGTCGACGGCAGCCTTTTGTTCGGTACCCCCATCGCAGGGTTCGGCCTGCAATACGCGCTGGTCGAGCATCTTGCGTTTGGCGCTGCCTTCAGCGCATTGGCGTTGGGCGTCCTTTACCTGCTCATTGCTCGCGTCCTGACCGGACGTGCGCCGGGCCGTGCATTGTTGCTGGTTGAAACCTGTCTGGCGCTGGGTGTCGTATTCGCTACCCTGGCGATACCGCTCGGGCTTGATGCGCAATGGACGACAGTTGCCTGGGCCATCGAAGGCGCGGCGGTGTTCTGGCTGGGCATGCGTCAGGACAGGGTGCTGGCACGCGGTTTCGGTCTGCTGCTGCAAGCGGGCGCCGGGGTTTCCTTCTTTGGGGTGATCAACACCTGGTTCGATCCGACCTTCGATCACGGTGACTTCTGGACACCGTTGCTGATCTCCGTCGCCGGGCTGGTCAGCGCCTGGATGGTTTATTCAATTGGAGCCTTACGCTGGGTAAGCGCGCGCATCCTGCAACCCGCGTTACTGCTGTGGGGCGCACTTTGGTGGGCGGTTGCGCTGGCCATGTCGACTCACTTCGTACCGGGGGCTGCGGGTATTCCGTTCCTGCTGACGCTGGGCGCGATCACCGTCGGGCTGTGGACGCTGATCACGTTGCGCCTTCGCTGGCCGGGGTTGGCACAGCTCTGCACATTACTCACCCCCTTGAGTGGCGCGCTGCTGCTGGCAGAGATTTTCGACCCGCGTTACAACCCGGCTGCTGACTGGGGCTGGCTTGGCTGGCTGGCCGTGTTCGCGGCGCATGCGTGGTCGCTGCGTCAGTTGGCGAGCCTGATCCCCGGCAGACAGTTGAATATCGCCCATGTACTCGGCTGCTGGCTGATCATCGCCGTGCTGTCGCTGGAATTACGCTACGCCTTGCTGCAATTGTCGGAGCATTACAACGCCTGGCGCTGGCTCGGCTGGGCTTTGCTGCCAAGCCTTTACCTGCTGGCAATGACGTCGCCGCGCACTGGGCGATGGCCGGTTCGCGACTACCCGAAAGCCTATCGTGTCTGGGCGGCAGCGCCATTGGCAGCGCTGATGCTGACGTGGTTTTGGGTGGCCAATGCCGTGAGCGATGGCGCCGCCGATCCGCTGCCTTACGTCCCGTTGATCAATCCGCTGGAGCTGGGCCTGCTGCTGACGTTGACGGGGGTTTGCCTGTGGGCACGCAGCCATCTGCCGCAGTTGGGTGTGCCCCTCGATGCTGCGCGCAAACGGGTACTGATCGCTGCGGGCGTCTCGCTGTTCGCGCTGGTCACTGCAACGGTCATGCGCACCGTGCACCATTGGACAGGCGTGGCGTGGGAGACCGAGGCCCTGCTGTCGTCGATGCGTGTACAGGCCGGCCTTTCCATCGTCTGGACGCTCATGGCACTGGCCCTCATGATCGGCGGCCACCTGCGCGCCCGACGGCACATCTGGCTGGCGGGTGCTGCTTTGATCGGCATTGTGGTCGCCAAGTTGTTCCTGATCGAGCTCAGCGATCAGGGCGGCCTGGAGCGAATCGTTTCGTTTATCGGCGTTGGCATTCTGCTGCTTGTAGTGGGATATTTCGCGCCACTTCCGCCTAAAACCCTTACGTCGCCCTCTTCACCCGAGGCGCCTGCCGAGGGGTCGGCCCGCTCATGA